In a single window of the Cygnus olor isolate bCygOlo1 chromosome 5, bCygOlo1.pri.v2, whole genome shotgun sequence genome:
- the LRRC56 gene encoding leucine-rich repeat-containing protein 56 isoform X3: MRVDTRENSLGNFGAYLPNLRELKLNNSLLVTVRDLGTTLSHLHVLWMARCGLSDLDGISSCSSLKELYIAYNNIADLSQLSLLDHLEVLDLEGNNIEDINQMQYLGLCCKLRSLTVEGNLICLKPNVESAEEPGYNYRAEVKKLIPHLEYLDKIPTSQTAIPPSKKMNEDWLIIKESIKEAGLARDVSWLGPCLGAVAKQSGSSPRPPPGSSPGTARWSASAGRCSNAPLLYSGSLLPDPMVADDLFPEDDSSDLTYGLSQVICGNPIKALRARRQKLGPPAVSPLKLCSLKMENPYVSVGGGDLSQKDVFSELRVWREQHKRCPQTGQQDKADRAVKITVSDEEEDEACSLADSSEEELREASDEDLIDSSCPSCVSQSSSDSSRAQEGTASSSLSRCLIPSPPKSPSPASLRGVPARRWKTRNHRVRCLKVLSQEEDRQWTQQCQSRARKETSAQPLGKELALLSLHSAPAAREPSPFGSRGEHQPDGSTGRQRPISGPAAVGSTSIRPVMDRSPPGVINHHLLVLRSATKASERFGPANAVWPPTARATLQKLPDRPAVSTSQSKNPQS, translated from the exons GGATCTTGGAACCACGTTGTCCCATCTCCATGTGCTGTGGATGGCTCGTTGTGGGCTCTCAGATTTAGACGGGatctcttcctgcagctctctAAAA GAGCTCTACATAGCCTATAACAACATCGCAGACCTGAGCCAGCTGAGCTTGTTGGATCACCTTGAGGTTTTGGACCTGGAAGGGAACAATATTGAGGACATCAACCAGATGCAGTATTTGGGACTTTGTTGCAAACTGAGGAGCCTGACGGTGGAGGGCAACCTTATTTGTCTGAAGCCAAATGTGGAATCTGCAGAG GAACCAGGTTATAATTACAGAGCTGAAGTGAAGAAGCTCATTCCCCACCTGGAGTATTTGGATAAAATACCAACAAGCCAGACTGCTATCCCTCCTTCCAAGAAGATGAATGAGGACTGGCTAATCATCAAGGAATCCATCAAGGAAGCTGGTTTAGCCAGAGACGTTTCATGGTTAG GTCCATGTCTTGGGGCTGTAGCAAAGCAGTCTGGATCCAGCCCAAGACCTCCCCCAGGTTCCAGCCCTGGAACTGCTCGGTGGTCTGCAAGTGCAGGAAGATGTAGCAATGCCCCCCTGTTGTACAGTGGCTCTCTTCTTCCAGATCCGATGGTTGCTGATGATCTGTTTCCAGAAGATGACTCCAGTGATTTGACATATG gaCTCAGCCAAGTTATATGTGGGAACCCCATCAAGGCCCTTCGTGCAAGGAGGCAAAAGCTAGGT cCACCTGCAGTGAGCCCCTTGAAACTGTGCAGTCTGAAGATGGAAAACCCTTACGTCTCTGTAGGAGGAGGAGATCTGAGCCAGAAAGATGTCTTTTCTGAACTGAGAGTATGGAGAGAACAGCATAAGCG GTGCCCGCAAACAGGTCAGCAAGACAAGGCTGACCGAGCAGTGAAGATAACTGTTAGCgatgaggaagaggatgaagcctgcagcctggctgaCAGCAGTGAGGAAGAGTTGAGGGAGGCTTCTGATGAGGACCTCATTGATTCTTCCTGCCCCTCCTGTGTCTCACAGTCGTCTTCAG ATTCGTCACGTGCTCAGGAAGGCACAGCGTCCTCCAGCCTGAGCCGTTGTCTAATTCCATCTCCGCCGAAAAGCCCTTCGCCTGCCTCCCTAAGGGGTGTTCCAGCAAGACGCTGGAAAACCAGGAACCACAGGGTAAGGTGCCTAAAAGTGCTCAGCCAAGAGGAGGACAGGCAGTGGACACAGCAGTGCCAGTCAAGGGCTAGGAAAGAAACTTCAGCCCAGCCTCTGGGCAAGGAACTTGCTCTCCTGAGCCTGCACAGCGCGCCAGCGGCACGTGAGCCTTCACCCTTCGGATCTCGAGGAGAGCACCAGCCTGATGGGAGCACCGGCAGGCAGAGACCTATTTCAGGACCAGCAGCTGTTGGATCAACAAGCATCAG gCCTGTCATGGACAGGAGTCCCCCAGGAGTGATCAACCATCACCTGCTAGTTCTTCGCTCAGCTACAAAAGCCTCAGAGAGGTTTGGACCAGCAAATGCAGTTTGGCCCCCGACTGCTAGGGCCACACTGCAGAAGTTGCCAGACAGACCTGCTGTCTCGACGTCTCAGAGCAAGAATCCCCAGTCCTAG